A DNA window from Micromonospora sp. NBC_01739 contains the following coding sequences:
- a CDS encoding sporulation protein, with protein sequence MVFKRLMQAMGVGGPTVQTVLANPNCRPGGQLEGTVTVGGGDHPVDISYVALGLQTRVEVESGDSEYSTNQEFHRQHVTGAFRLEAGQRHDIPFRFEVPWETPVTELYGRHLTGMTMGLRTELEVARAVDSSDLDAVAVHPLPAQERLLEALLRLGFRFARADLERGHIYGVHQTLPFYQEIEFYPAPQYAGAMNQLEVTFIADPRQVQVVLELDKRGGLFTEGRDVFGRFTMDHATLDQTDWAAQLDGWLRQSLRRRGLFG encoded by the coding sequence GTGGTCTTCAAGCGACTCATGCAGGCGATGGGAGTCGGTGGCCCCACGGTGCAGACGGTGTTGGCGAATCCGAACTGTCGGCCGGGAGGCCAACTGGAGGGCACCGTCACGGTCGGCGGCGGCGACCACCCGGTGGACATCTCGTACGTGGCGCTGGGGTTGCAGACCCGGGTCGAGGTGGAGAGCGGCGACAGCGAGTACTCGACCAACCAGGAGTTCCACCGGCAGCACGTCACCGGGGCCTTCCGGCTGGAAGCCGGACAACGGCACGACATCCCGTTCCGCTTCGAGGTGCCCTGGGAAACCCCGGTGACCGAACTGTACGGACGGCACCTGACCGGGATGACCATGGGGCTGCGTACGGAACTGGAGGTGGCCCGGGCGGTCGACTCCAGCGACCTGGACGCGGTGGCGGTGCACCCCCTGCCAGCCCAGGAGCGGCTGCTGGAGGCGTTGCTGCGGTTGGGTTTCCGGTTCGCCCGGGCCGACCTGGAACGGGGGCACATCTACGGCGTGCACCAGACCCTGCCGTTCTACCAGGAGATCGAGTTCTATCCGGCCCCGCAGTACGCCGGCGCGATGAACCAACTGGAGGTCACCTTCATCGCCGACCCCCGACAGGTGCAGGTGGTGTTGGAGCTGGACAAGCGCGGCGGGCTGTTCACCGAGGGTAGGGACGTCTTCGGCCGGTTCACCATGGACCACGCGACCCTGGACCAGACCGACTGGGCCGCCCAACTCGACGGCTGGCTGCGGCAGTCCCTGCGACGCCGAGGACTCTTCGGCTGA
- the sigB gene encoding RNA polymerase sigma factor SigB has protein sequence MGLQMMEHQTRVGIEAEPGIDTLTDLDATDERGVSTDLVRAYLNGIGRTKLLTAAQEVDLAKRIEAGLFAEEKLSTCTPVSAELRADLTVVVQEGQAAKNHLLEANLRLVVSIAKRYTGRGMAFLDLIQEGNLGLIRAVEKFDYTKGYKFSTYATWWIRQAITRAMADQARTIRIPVHMVEQVNRMVRARRELAVSLGREPTVAEIARALDVPEFQVIELISYDREPVSLDQTVGEDGESALGDFVAAADPMVADEAVQGELRNEVSIVLATLSQREQAVIRLRFGLDDGRQRTLDEVGREFGLSRERIRQIEKVTLLKLRAPERAQRLEAYAC, from the coding sequence ATGGGTCTGCAGATGATGGAGCACCAGACGCGCGTCGGCATCGAGGCCGAGCCCGGCATCGACACCCTGACCGACCTGGACGCCACCGACGAGCGCGGCGTCTCCACCGACCTGGTCCGCGCCTACCTCAACGGCATCGGCCGCACCAAGCTGCTCACCGCCGCCCAGGAGGTCGATCTGGCGAAGCGGATCGAGGCCGGGCTCTTCGCCGAGGAGAAGCTGAGCACCTGCACTCCGGTCTCCGCCGAGCTGCGCGCCGACCTTACGGTGGTCGTGCAGGAGGGGCAGGCCGCGAAGAACCACCTGCTGGAGGCCAACCTCCGCCTGGTGGTCAGCATCGCGAAGCGGTACACCGGTCGCGGCATGGCCTTCCTCGACCTCATCCAGGAAGGCAACCTCGGCCTCATCCGCGCCGTCGAGAAGTTCGACTACACCAAGGGCTACAAGTTCTCCACCTACGCCACCTGGTGGATCCGACAGGCCATCACCCGCGCCATGGCCGACCAGGCCCGCACCATCCGCATCCCGGTCCACATGGTCGAGCAGGTCAACCGGATGGTCCGGGCCCGCCGCGAGCTGGCGGTGTCGCTGGGCCGCGAACCCACCGTCGCCGAGATCGCCCGGGCCCTCGACGTGCCCGAGTTCCAGGTGATCGAGCTGATCTCGTACGACCGGGAGCCGGTGAGTCTGGACCAGACCGTCGGCGAGGACGGCGAGAGTGCCCTGGGTGACTTCGTCGCCGCCGCCGACCCCATGGTCGCCGACGAAGCCGTTCAGGGGGAGCTGCGCAACGAGGTGAGCATCGTGCTGGCCACCCTGTCCCAGCGTGAGCAGGCGGTGATCCGGCTGCGGTTCGGGCTGGACGACGGCCGCCAGCGCACCCTGGACGAGGTCGGTCGGGAGTTCGGCCTGTCCCGTGAGCGCATCCGGCAGATCGAGAAGGTGACGCTGCTCAAGCTGCGGGCACCGGAGCGGGCCCAGCGGCTGGAGGCGTACGCCTGCTGA
- a CDS encoding SRPBCC domain-containing protein has translation MTPPHRLVYTELFDDQSYPGETLVDHEFTELAGCTTVTTTLRFATPDGRATALRYPMARGVTESYIRLAGLLATTPGVKP, from the coding sequence TTGACCCCGCCCCACCGGCTGGTCTACACCGAACTGTTCGACGATCAGTCGTACCCCGGCGAGACCCTGGTCGACCACGAATTCACCGAGTTGGCCGGGTGCACCACGGTGACCACCACGCTGCGTTTCGCCACCCCCGACGGGCGGGCCACGGCCCTGCGCTACCCGATGGCCCGCGGCGTCACCGAGAGCTACATCCGACTCGCCGGACTGCTGGCGACAACACCAGGAGTGAAGCCATGA
- a CDS encoding VOC family protein, with product MNWTLEVVVVPVSDLDRAKAFYADQLGFTVDHDTVINDDIRLVQLTPPGSGCSIVIGKGAVPQMPPGSLKGLQLVVPDLHKARTQLLERGVEVSEIQVLGENPHPVPDPLDNVGFIHFADPDGNAWAVQQISSRA from the coding sequence ATGAACTGGACACTGGAAGTGGTCGTCGTACCGGTCTCGGACCTCGACCGGGCCAAGGCCTTCTACGCCGACCAACTCGGTTTCACGGTCGACCACGACACCGTCATCAACGACGACATCCGGCTGGTGCAGTTGACCCCGCCGGGCTCCGGCTGCTCGATAGTGATCGGCAAGGGCGCGGTGCCGCAGATGCCGCCGGGGTCGCTGAAGGGACTCCAGCTCGTCGTACCGGACCTGCACAAGGCGCGGACCCAACTACTCGAACGCGGCGTCGAGGTCAGCGAGATCCAGGTGCTGGGCGAGAACCCGCACCCGGTGCCGGACCCGCTGGACAATGTCGGCTTCATCCACTTCGCGGACCCGGACGGTAACGCCTGGGCGGTGCAACAGATTTCCAGCCGGGCCTGA
- a CDS encoding bifunctional acetate--CoA ligase family protein/GNAT family N-acetyltransferase, giving the protein MTTAEHAIDVLLSDGATVQLRPIQPSDAPAIVAMHARFSERTRYLRYFSPYPRIPERDLQRFVNVDHVDREAFVVLAGERIVAVGRYERLGPAAPDAEVAFVVEDAYQGRGIGSVLLEHLADAARRAGIVNFVAEVLPANGAMLRVFADFGYQVQQQFADGVVHLTFPIAPTEATLEVQRGREQRTEARSIARLLAPRGVAVYGASATGQGVGAAVLGHLRDGGFTGSVVPVHPHATRVAGLPAYPSAADAGLPVDLAVVAVPPESASEVVADAAKAGVHGLVVISAGFAEAGVQGAAAQRTLVRAAHAAGMRVIGPNCLGVANTDPTVRLNATLAPRLPVPGRVGIFSQSGAFGVALLAEADRRGLGLSSFVSAGNRADVSGNDLLQYWQDDPATDVIMLYLETFGNPRKFARLARRIGRDKPVVALASPARPPGVGDSVGPDEAAVSALFAQSGVIRVDTVAELLDVGVLLANQPLPAGDRVGIVGNSSALTGLAATACMAAGLAVAVGYPRDVGPRASAFDFARALAAAAQDENVDALVALFAPPLPGQLTGTEADFAATLPVALTADKPAVATFLVGRTPAGVPAYPSVEEAVRALARVTAYADWLRRPPGVLPELSDVDPQAVQAALRGDGADSAALLAAYGIEVIESVPADSAGEAVEAATRLGFPVALKAAAAGLRHRLDLGAVRLDLADPATVRRTYAELATTFGNQVLVQPMVPPGVACVVEVVEDPAFGPVVGFGLGGVATELLGDRAWRAVPLTDRDAAELVDAPRAAPLLHGHRGADPVDRGALIDLLLRVGRLADEQPRVRSLTLNPVLARPDGLSVLHASVGVGSAVARPDTGPRRL; this is encoded by the coding sequence GTGACCACAGCAGAACATGCCATCGACGTCCTGCTCAGCGATGGCGCAACGGTCCAGTTGCGACCGATCCAACCGTCGGACGCCCCGGCGATCGTCGCCATGCACGCCCGGTTCTCCGAGCGCACCCGGTACCTGCGCTACTTCTCGCCGTACCCCCGCATTCCCGAGCGGGACCTCCAGCGGTTCGTCAACGTCGACCATGTAGACCGGGAGGCCTTCGTGGTGCTGGCCGGCGAGCGGATCGTCGCGGTCGGCCGCTACGAGCGGCTCGGCCCGGCCGCACCCGACGCCGAGGTGGCCTTCGTGGTGGAGGACGCCTACCAGGGGCGGGGGATCGGCTCGGTGCTGCTGGAACACCTGGCCGACGCCGCCCGCCGGGCCGGCATCGTCAACTTCGTCGCCGAGGTGCTGCCGGCCAACGGCGCCATGTTGCGGGTCTTCGCCGACTTCGGCTACCAGGTGCAGCAGCAGTTCGCCGACGGGGTGGTGCACCTGACCTTCCCGATCGCTCCCACCGAGGCGACCCTGGAGGTGCAGCGCGGCCGGGAGCAGCGGACCGAGGCCCGCTCCATCGCCCGGCTGCTGGCCCCCCGGGGTGTGGCCGTCTACGGGGCCAGCGCGACCGGCCAGGGGGTCGGCGCGGCTGTGCTCGGGCACCTGCGGGACGGGGGCTTCACCGGCTCGGTGGTGCCGGTGCATCCCCACGCGACCCGGGTCGCCGGGCTGCCCGCGTACCCCTCGGCGGCCGACGCGGGGCTGCCGGTGGATCTGGCGGTGGTGGCCGTGCCACCGGAGTCCGCGTCCGAGGTGGTCGCGGACGCGGCCAAGGCCGGGGTGCACGGCCTGGTGGTCATCTCCGCCGGCTTCGCCGAGGCCGGGGTGCAGGGTGCGGCCGCGCAACGGACCCTGGTCCGGGCGGCCCACGCGGCGGGCATGCGGGTGATCGGCCCGAACTGCCTGGGGGTGGCCAACACCGACCCGACCGTACGCCTCAACGCCACCCTGGCCCCCCGCCTGCCGGTGCCCGGCCGGGTCGGCATCTTCAGTCAGTCCGGTGCCTTCGGGGTGGCGCTGCTGGCCGAGGCGGATCGACGTGGCCTGGGTTTGTCCAGCTTCGTGTCGGCCGGTAACCGGGCCGACGTGTCCGGCAACGACCTGTTGCAGTACTGGCAGGACGACCCGGCCACCGACGTGATCATGCTGTACCTGGAGACCTTCGGTAACCCGCGCAAGTTCGCCCGGCTGGCCCGGCGCATCGGCCGGGACAAGCCGGTGGTGGCGTTGGCCTCCCCGGCCCGCCCACCCGGGGTGGGGGACTCCGTGGGCCCGGACGAGGCGGCCGTGAGCGCCCTGTTCGCCCAGTCCGGGGTGATCCGGGTGGACACCGTGGCCGAGTTGCTCGATGTCGGGGTGCTGCTGGCCAACCAGCCGCTGCCGGCCGGTGACCGGGTGGGCATCGTCGGCAACTCCTCGGCGTTGACCGGGCTGGCGGCGACCGCCTGTATGGCCGCCGGGCTGGCCGTCGCGGTGGGCTACCCCCGGGACGTCGGTCCACGGGCCAGCGCCTTCGACTTCGCCCGGGCGCTGGCCGCCGCCGCGCAGGACGAGAACGTCGACGCCCTGGTGGCACTCTTCGCCCCACCCCTGCCTGGCCAGCTGACCGGCACCGAGGCGGACTTCGCGGCCACCCTGCCGGTGGCGTTGACCGCCGACAAGCCTGCGGTGGCGACCTTCCTGGTCGGCCGGACCCCGGCCGGAGTGCCCGCCTACCCGAGTGTGGAGGAGGCCGTCCGCGCCCTGGCCCGGGTCACCGCGTACGCCGACTGGCTGCGCCGACCCCCCGGGGTGCTGCCCGAACTGTCCGACGTCGACCCCCAGGCGGTGCAGGCGGCGTTGCGCGGGGACGGAGCCGACAGCGCGGCCCTGCTCGCCGCGTACGGCATCGAGGTGATCGAGTCCGTGCCGGCCGATTCGGCCGGGGAGGCGGTCGAGGCGGCGACCCGGCTCGGCTTCCCGGTGGCCCTGAAGGCCGCCGCCGCCGGTCTGCGGCACCGCCTCGATCTCGGCGCGGTACGGCTGGATCTGGCCGACCCCGCCACCGTACGCCGCACCTATGCGGAACTGGCGACGACCTTCGGCAACCAGGTGCTGGTGCAACCGATGGTCCCGCCCGGGGTGGCCTGTGTGGTCGAGGTGGTGGAGGATCCGGCGTTCGGTCCGGTGGTCGGTTTCGGGCTGGGTGGGGTCGCCACCGAGTTGCTCGGCGACCGGGCCTGGCGGGCTGTCCCGCTGACCGACCGTGACGCCGCCGAACTGGTGGACGCGCCGCGCGCGGCACCCCTGCTGCACGGGCACCGGGGAGCCGATCCGGTGGACCGGGGGGCCCTGATCGACCTGCTGTTGCGGGTCGGACGGTTGGCGGACGAACAGCCCCGGGTCCGTTCCCTGACCCTGAACCCGGTACTGGCCCGGCCGGACGGTTTGTCGGTGCTGCACGCCAGTGTCGGGGTGGGCTCCGCGGTAGCCCGCCCCGACACTGGCCCCCGTCGACTGTGA
- a CDS encoding acetoin utilization protein AcuC: MSEDTVVVWDESLLAYDLGDHPLDPVRVELTIALARELGVLQRPGVRLVRPWPADEALLTRVHDQRYLDAVRMAPREPYFSGFGLGTSDNPIFDRMHEASALIAGASVAAAEAVWWGQARRAVNVAGGLHHAMAGRAAGFCVYNDPAVAIARLLDLGAQRIAYVDVDVHHGDGVQQIFWDDPRVLTVSLHETPLALFPGTGFPDETGGPGAEGTAVNVPLPPGVSDAGWQRAFHAIVPSVLRAFRPQLLFTQCGADAHRSDPLADLHLSVDGQRATYLALRALADELCEGRWVATGGGGYALVEVVPRAWTHLLAVATGAPLDPATLTPPAWRALAAQRRPGTEVPVRMTDDVDPGYEPWQPTGEPNPVDRAIAATRKAVFPLLGLDPHDPRD, translated from the coding sequence ATGTCCGAAGACACGGTGGTGGTGTGGGACGAGTCCCTGCTCGCCTACGACCTCGGTGACCACCCGCTTGACCCGGTGCGGGTGGAGTTGACCATCGCACTGGCCCGGGAACTGGGTGTGCTGCAACGGCCCGGGGTACGGCTGGTCCGGCCGTGGCCGGCCGACGAGGCGCTGCTCACCCGGGTGCACGACCAGCGTTACCTGGACGCGGTCCGGATGGCCCCCCGCGAACCGTACTTCTCCGGCTTCGGCCTGGGCACCTCGGACAATCCCATCTTCGACCGGATGCACGAGGCCAGCGCGTTGATCGCGGGCGCCTCGGTGGCCGCGGCCGAGGCGGTGTGGTGGGGGCAGGCCCGCCGGGCGGTCAACGTGGCCGGCGGCCTGCACCACGCCATGGCCGGCCGGGCCGCCGGGTTCTGTGTCTACAACGACCCGGCGGTGGCCATCGCCCGCCTGCTCGACCTCGGTGCCCAGCGGATCGCGTACGTCGATGTCGATGTGCATCACGGCGACGGGGTGCAGCAGATCTTCTGGGACGACCCCCGGGTGCTGACCGTCAGCCTGCACGAAACCCCGCTGGCGCTGTTCCCCGGCACCGGCTTTCCCGACGAGACCGGCGGCCCGGGCGCCGAGGGCACCGCGGTCAACGTCCCGTTGCCGCCCGGTGTCTCCGACGCCGGTTGGCAGCGCGCCTTCCACGCGATCGTGCCGTCGGTGCTGCGGGCCTTCCGCCCCCAGTTGCTGTTCACCCAGTGCGGCGCGGACGCCCACCGCAGCGATCCCCTGGCCGACCTGCATCTGTCCGTCGACGGTCAGCGGGCCACCTACCTGGCCCTGCGGGCCCTCGCCGACGAACTGTGCGAGGGGCGCTGGGTGGCCACCGGTGGCGGCGGGTACGCCCTGGTGGAGGTGGTGCCCCGGGCCTGGACCCACCTGCTGGCGGTGGCCACCGGGGCGCCGCTGGACCCGGCCACCCTGACCCCGCCGGCCTGGCGGGCGTTGGCCGCCCAGCGTCGGCCCGGCACGGAGGTGCCGGTGCGGATGACCGACGACGTCGATCCGGGGTACGAGCCGTGGCAGCCCACCGGCGAGCCGAACCCGGTGGACCGGGCGATCGCGGCGACCCGCAAGGCGGTCTTCCCGTTGCTCGGCCTCGACCCGCACGATCCGCGCGACTGA
- a CDS encoding sulfurtransferase produces MSATDDLLVEAEQLAAELAAVDPPTLLDVRWRLTGPPGRADYAAGHLPTAVFVDLDTALCGPPGPAGRHPLPDPAALQSALRAAGVRAGHPVVVYDGGDGMAAARAWWTLRWAGHRPVRVLHGGFPAWSAAGLPVSTDEPDPAPGDVTLTPGALPVLDAVGAARLAAADEGVLLDVRAAPRYRGEHEPIDPVAGHVPGAVNLPAPEYVTEGRFGAAAALRDRFIAAGVSPSAPVGAYCGSGVTAAQAVLALHLAGRPDAALYVGSWSNWVADPQRPVAVTPPSGP; encoded by the coding sequence ATGTCCGCTACCGATGATCTTCTGGTGGAGGCGGAGCAACTCGCCGCCGAACTTGCCGCGGTCGACCCGCCCACCCTGCTCGACGTCCGCTGGCGGCTGACCGGTCCGCCCGGCCGGGCCGACTACGCGGCGGGACACCTGCCGACCGCGGTCTTCGTCGACCTGGACACCGCCCTGTGCGGTCCGCCGGGACCGGCCGGTCGCCACCCCCTGCCCGACCCGGCCGCGTTGCAGTCCGCGCTGCGGGCCGCCGGGGTGCGGGCCGGTCACCCGGTGGTGGTGTACGACGGCGGTGACGGCATGGCCGCGGCCCGGGCCTGGTGGACCCTGCGGTGGGCCGGACACCGTCCGGTACGCGTCCTGCACGGCGGCTTCCCGGCCTGGTCGGCGGCCGGTCTGCCGGTCAGCACCGACGAGCCGGACCCGGCGCCGGGGGACGTGACTCTCACGCCGGGGGCGTTGCCGGTGCTGGACGCGGTCGGCGCCGCCCGACTGGCCGCGGCCGACGAGGGGGTCCTGCTCGATGTGCGTGCCGCCCCCCGGTACCGGGGCGAGCATGAACCGATCGACCCGGTCGCCGGGCATGTGCCCGGTGCGGTCAACCTGCCCGCCCCGGAGTACGTCACCGAGGGGCGGTTCGGCGCTGCTGCGGCCCTGCGCGACCGGTTCATCGCCGCCGGGGTGAGTCCCAGCGCGCCGGTCGGGGCGTACTGCGGCTCCGGGGTGACGGCCGCGCAGGCCGTGCTGGCGCTGCATCTGGCCGGTCGACCGGACGCCGCGCTCTATGTCGGCTCCTGGAGCAACTGGGTGGCCGACCCACAACGGCCGGTCGCGGTCACCCCACCGTCGGGCCCCTGA
- a CDS encoding metal-dependent transcriptional regulator yields the protein MKSHDLVDTTEMYLRTILELEEEGVPPLRARIAERLRQSGPTVSQTVARMERDGLLTVEGDRHLSLTPLGRSTAVSVMRKHRLAELLLVNIIGMPYEEAHEEACRWEHVMSDAVEKRVYDLLNRPTRSPYGNPIPGLEDLGSPGETEPEPVEGERNLAFPGLTGQVVVRRICESVQTDAEVLRQLHAAGVDPGATVTVAQERDGVSIDRSGEIIRLPREVASRVFVAAA from the coding sequence ATGAAGTCTCACGACCTGGTCGATACGACCGAAATGTACCTGCGTACGATCCTCGAACTCGAGGAAGAGGGTGTACCGCCGCTGCGCGCCCGGATCGCCGAACGGTTGCGCCAGAGCGGCCCCACCGTCAGCCAGACCGTCGCCCGGATGGAGCGCGACGGCCTGCTCACCGTCGAGGGCGACCGCCATCTCAGCCTCACCCCGCTGGGCCGCAGCACGGCCGTCTCGGTGATGCGCAAGCATCGGCTCGCCGAACTGCTGCTGGTCAACATCATCGGGATGCCCTACGAGGAGGCCCACGAGGAGGCCTGCCGCTGGGAGCACGTGATGAGCGACGCGGTCGAGAAGCGGGTCTACGACCTGCTGAACCGGCCTACCCGGTCGCCGTACGGCAACCCCATCCCCGGCCTGGAGGATCTCGGCTCACCGGGCGAGACCGAGCCGGAGCCGGTCGAGGGCGAGCGGAACCTGGCCTTCCCGGGCCTGACCGGGCAGGTGGTCGTCCGGCGGATCTGCGAGAGCGTGCAGACCGACGCGGAGGTGCTCCGGCAGTTGCACGCCGCCGGGGTGGACCCCGGTGCCACCGTCACGGTGGCCCAGGAACGCGACGGGGTCTCCATCGACCGTTCCGGAGAGATCATCCGGCTGCCCCGTGAGGTGGCCTCCCGGGTGTTCGTCGCCGCAGCCTGA
- a CDS encoding DUF5522 domain-containing protein, producing the protein MSGERRPLAGRPLTEPHPSRLSPEHPERERILAAHAAALAAGDAGYPDPATGLFVLTAGFLARRSTCCGRGCRHCPYVT; encoded by the coding sequence GTGAGCGGAGAGCGACGGCCCTTGGCGGGGCGACCCCTGACCGAACCGCATCCGTCCCGGCTGTCGCCGGAGCATCCGGAGCGGGAGCGGATCCTGGCCGCCCACGCCGCCGCCCTGGCCGCCGGTGACGCCGGGTACCCGGACCCGGCCACCGGCCTGTTCGTACTCACCGCCGGCTTTCTGGCCCGGCGAAGCACCTGCTGCGGCCGGGGCTGCCGGCACTGTCCGTACGTGACCTGA
- a CDS encoding YciI family protein: MPQYAVLIYSPAPADPMELTPDYVALLEQYPAKVTELGGQILTGFALQPSTTAAAVRGDLVTDGPFIEAKEVVAGFFVLEAPDRETALKIAKLNPATIHGGVEVRPLFIAPTE; this comes from the coding sequence ATGCCCCAGTACGCAGTACTGATCTACTCGCCGGCACCGGCCGACCCGATGGAGCTGACCCCCGACTACGTAGCGTTACTCGAACAGTATCCGGCGAAGGTGACCGAGTTGGGCGGGCAGATCCTCACCGGCTTCGCGCTGCAACCGAGCACCACCGCCGCCGCGGTACGCGGAGACCTCGTCACCGACGGCCCCTTCATCGAGGCCAAGGAGGTCGTCGCCGGATTCTTCGTGCTGGAGGCGCCCGACCGGGAGACGGCACTGAAGATCGCCAAGCTGAACCCGGCCACCATCCACGGCGGGGTGGAGGTCCGGCCCCTGTTCATCGCCCCGACGGAGTGA
- a CDS encoding RNA polymerase sigma factor, producing the protein MVEAHRREWVFVLAATARVAGDLDLAEECVQEAYVAALGTWTRDGVPDKPGAWLTAIARRRALDVLRRRQVLRTKLPLLVEPEAVEPEAVEPETVEPETPDEVAVPDDRLRLVFTCCHPALAREAQVALTLRLVCGVSTLDIARAFLVSESTMAARLTRAKKKISAARIPYRVPDSAELPERLDAVLTVVHLLFTTGHTAPTGGDLVRADLVDRALHLARMLRELMPQEPEVGGLLALLLLTDARRATRTDDQGRLLRLEDQDRSRWDRSAIGTGHGLVVEALRTGRAGRYALQAAIASLHAHAPSYAATDWPQILRLYDALLARWPSPVVALNRAVAVSMVQGPESALAEVDTLARDPRLAGYHYLPAIRADLLRRLNRPAEAADAYRAALALTDNTAERTHLTTMLTPLLPHP; encoded by the coding sequence CTGGTCGAGGCGCATCGCCGGGAGTGGGTCTTCGTGCTCGCCGCCACCGCCCGGGTCGCCGGTGACCTGGACCTGGCCGAGGAATGCGTCCAGGAGGCGTACGTCGCCGCACTGGGCACCTGGACCAGGGACGGCGTACCGGACAAGCCCGGTGCCTGGCTGACCGCCATCGCCCGCCGCAGGGCCCTCGACGTACTGCGCCGACGGCAGGTGTTGCGCACCAAGCTCCCGTTGCTCGTGGAGCCGGAGGCGGTCGAGCCGGAGGCGGTCGAGCCGGAGACGGTCGAGCCGGAGACGCCCGACGAGGTAGCCGTACCGGACGATCGGCTGCGGCTGGTCTTCACCTGCTGTCATCCGGCGCTCGCCCGGGAGGCGCAGGTGGCCCTCACCCTGCGTCTGGTCTGCGGGGTCAGCACCCTCGACATCGCCCGGGCCTTCCTGGTCTCCGAGTCGACCATGGCGGCCCGACTCACCCGGGCCAAGAAGAAGATCTCAGCGGCCCGGATCCCTTACCGGGTACCGGACTCCGCCGAACTGCCCGAACGGCTGGACGCGGTGCTCACCGTCGTACACCTGCTCTTCACCACCGGGCACACCGCGCCGACCGGCGGCGACCTGGTCCGCGCCGACCTGGTGGACCGGGCCCTGCACCTGGCCCGGATGCTGCGGGAGTTGATGCCCCAGGAGCCCGAGGTGGGCGGGCTGCTCGCCCTGCTGTTGCTCACCGACGCCCGCCGGGCCACCCGCACCGACGACCAGGGTCGGCTGCTACGACTGGAGGACCAGGACCGTTCCCGCTGGGACCGGAGCGCCATCGGTACGGGTCATGGCCTGGTGGTCGAAGCCCTGCGCACCGGACGGGCGGGCCGGTACGCGCTGCAGGCCGCCATCGCCTCGCTGCACGCCCACGCGCCCAGCTACGCCGCGACCGACTGGCCGCAGATCCTCCGGCTCTACGACGCGCTGCTGGCCCGCTGGCCCTCCCCGGTGGTCGCCCTGAACCGAGCCGTGGCGGTGTCCATGGTGCAGGGGCCGGAGTCGGCCCTGGCGGAGGTGGACACCCTGGCCCGGGACCCTCGTCTGGCCGGCTACCACTATCTGCCGGCGATCCGCGCCGACCTGCTCCGCCGCCTGAACCGCCCGGCCGAAGCCGCCGACGCCTACCGCGCCGCCCTGGCCCTGACCGACAACACCGCCGAACGCACCCACCTGACCACCATGCTCACCCCCCTCCTCCCCCACCCCTGA